One Clostridia bacterium DNA window includes the following coding sequences:
- the rimI gene encoding ribosomal protein S18-alanine N-acetyltransferase, which translates to MIRPAVIKDIPAIFKLEKECFTDAWSEQNFYEVINSDISRLFVYESDNRIVGYTVVTLIFDEAHLDNIAVDFASRGKGIGKQLVQYVIDFANKNNIHKITLEVRISNTTAINLYKSFGFVVEGVRKNYYMDNEDAYIMWRYDNDAKP; encoded by the coding sequence ATGATAAGACCTGCAGTTATAAAAGACATACCAGCGATTTTTAAGCTGGAAAAAGAATGTTTTACAGACGCGTGGAGCGAGCAGAATTTTTACGAAGTTATTAACAGCGATATTTCGCGTTTATTCGTCTATGAGTCAGACAATAGAATTGTAGGCTATACAGTAGTTACTTTGATTTTTGATGAAGCGCACTTAGACAATATCGCGGTGGATTTTGCCTCAAGAGGCAAAGGCATAGGAAAGCAGCTTGTTCAATATGTGATTGACTTTGCCAATAAAAACAACATACATAAGATTACACTTGAAGTCAGGATAAGCAATACAACCGCCATCAATCTCTACAAATCATTTGGATTTGTAGTTGAGGGTGTAAGAAAAAATTATTATATGGATAATGAAGATGCATATATAATGTGGCGGTATGACAATGACGCAAAACCCTGA